In a genomic window of Columba livia isolate bColLiv1 breed racing homer chromosome 4, bColLiv1.pat.W.v2, whole genome shotgun sequence:
- the LOC135579327 gene encoding homeobox protein HMX1-like: MVQLGGGRRAPLPAPTAPPAFSIDSILQPGPRHPAREQGRARCTLPEEEEEEEGPAEQDPSKDSSNSGSEPRRLRAEGTSHGLRPEAEGGGVGSRLPAEGPRGPRQAPPREAGGCVGESGKSSSASGRKKTRTIFSKSQVFQLESTFDVKRYLSSAERAGLAAALHLTETQVKIWFQNRRNKLKKQMSAEPEGPGSGPGLVESPGELSPPAAAAALSFPALYKDSSLLSRCLLPLPFPLLYPGSAIPYVCLPGPGKHFSLVDGDV; this comes from the exons ATGGTGCAGCTCGGGGGCGGCCGCCGAGCCCCACTGCCGGCCCCGACCGCGCCTCCGGCCTTCAGCATCGACAGCATTCTGCAACCCGGCCCTCGCCACCCGGCCCGGGAGCAGGGCAGAGCCCGCTGCACGCtgccggaggaggaggaggaggaagaggggccTGCGGAGCAAGACCCCAGTAAAGACTCCAGCAACTCGG GCAGCGAGCCCCGCCGGCTCCGGGCGGAGGGGACGAGCCATGGCCTCCGCCCGGAGGCCGAGGGCGGCGGTGTGGGCTCCCGGCTCCCTGCGGAGGGGCCGCGCGGCCCCCGGCAGGCACCGCCGCGGGAAGCCGGGGGCTGTGTCGGGGAGAGCGGCAAGTCGTCGTCGGCGAGCGGTAGGAAGAAGACTCGGACCATCTTCTCCAAGAGCCAGGTCTTCCAGCTGGAGTCCACCTTCGACGTGAAGCGTTATCTGAGCAGCGCCGagcgggcagggctggcggCTGCGCTGCACCTCACCGAGACCCAGGTGAAGATTTGGTTCCAGAACCGCCGCAACAAGCTCAAGAAACAGATGTCGGCCGAGCCGGAGGGCCCGGGGTCCGGGCCCGGACTGGTAGAGTCCCCCGGTGAGCTGTcacctcccgccgccgccgcggctcTCTCCTTCCCGGCCCTTTACAAGGACAGCAGCCTGCTCAGCCGCTGCTTGCTGCCACTGCCCTTCCCCCTGCTCTATCCGGGCAGCGCCATCCCCTACGTCTGCCTCCCCGGGCCAGGCAAACACTTCAGCCTGGTGGACGGGGACGTATAG